One Buchnera aphidicola (Anoecia corni) genomic region harbors:
- the gmk gene encoding guanylate kinase, giving the protein MTKGTLFIISAPSGTGKSSLIRAFLKKKIINNIEVSVSHTTRSVRPGEINGKDYYFVSIKKFKIMIKKNKFIEYAKVFNHYYGTSYTSINNKLISGKDVFLDIDWQGAKQIKKKNINSKSIFLLPPSKKELLSRLKKRNQDSNFIISKRMKMVKTEISRFYQYDYIIVNDDFDASLLDIKYIILSQRLSIEHQKKHNINLIQNLLNK; this is encoded by the coding sequence ATGACAAAAGGCACATTATTTATTATTTCCGCACCAAGTGGTACAGGAAAATCTAGTTTAATCAGAGCTTTTCTAAAGAAAAAAATTATAAATAATATCGAAGTATCTGTATCTCATACTACTAGATCAGTTCGTCCTGGAGAAATAAACGGGAAAGATTATTATTTCGTTTCTATAAAAAAATTTAAAATTATGATAAAAAAAAATAAATTTATAGAATATGCAAAAGTTTTTAACCATTATTATGGAACATCTTATACATCGATTAATAATAAACTAATTAGTGGAAAAGATGTTTTTTTAGATATTGATTGGCAAGGAGCAAAACAAATAAAGAAAAAAAATATTAATTCTAAAAGTATTTTTTTATTACCTCCTTCAAAAAAAGAATTACTTTCTAGATTAAAAAAAAGAAATCAAGATAGCAACTTTATTATTTCTAAAAGAATGAAAATGGTAAAAACTGAAATAAGTCGATTTTATCAATATGATTATATCATAGTAAATGATGATTTTGATGCATCTTTATTAGACATTAAATATATAATATTATCACAGCGTTTATCTATAGAACACCAAAAGAAGCATAATATTAATTTAATTCAAAATCTTTTAAACAAGTAA
- the mutS gene encoding DNA mismatch repair protein MutS translates to MLNTNCYRHTPIIQQYLSIKKLYPNMFLFFQIGDFYELFYEDAKIATSILKIVLTKKGFSAKKVVPMAGFPCQKINYYCKKLLKLGKSIVICDQVNNKLFNNSLIPRKIVQVITPGTVVNEELLNGKKDNLLVSIFEKDNSFGYSSLNLCLGKLEILEFNHINDLMSEIEKTNPEEILLPKNFAYSFLFNKRIGIQKRSISNFNLKKSYQVLISHFLSNKKQKSKLKTKKLGVRAAGSILQYVKYIKKNIPSHIQNLKIKNKHIYIYMNLSTRKNLEINESKNISNKNGSLLSLINKTSTLMGSRLLKRWLVSPICNTSEIVNRQNSVTILLKNYQKITSILEKFHDLERIITRISLNQSIPKDLVNLRNLLSLLPKLKILLSKILEKNLIRLNNKIHLCKSLNTLLHNAIQPMPSYYINYGNVIATGFSKKLDRWREIAHDSLSYLKKIELKQKKKIGANSLKIGFNKIIGYYLQVNKKDSCLIPNNYFRKQTLKHTERYIIPEIENYQEKILYAKTISIDIEKEIYLSILHKITPFLEKLKKTSYSIAELDVLNNFAKIAINLNYVCPTLTKNYGISIINGRHPIVELAKEKSFIPNSTYLSSKKRMSIITGPNMGGKSTYMRQIAIIVILSYIGSYVPATKASIGPIDKIFTRIGAHDDLYSGKSTFMMEMLETAYILNHATSNSLVIIDELGRGTSPQDGLSLAWSCAKNLAKDIKCMTLFSTHYSELSDLEKKYKNIKNIYFDSLFKNNEIFFNYVLKKGFTEKSYGLSVALLSGFPKKVVLNAKKKLKQIHKEQKLPIIKAIKLIKKINFNKIKPLKSLIVLNFLKKILIN, encoded by the coding sequence ATGCTAAATACAAATTGTTATAGACATACTCCAATAATTCAACAGTATTTATCAATAAAAAAATTATACCCTAATATGTTTTTATTTTTTCAAATAGGTGATTTTTATGAACTTTTTTACGAAGATGCGAAAATTGCAACATCAATATTAAAAATTGTTTTGACTAAAAAAGGCTTTTCTGCAAAAAAAGTTGTTCCAATGGCAGGTTTTCCATGTCAAAAAATAAATTATTATTGTAAGAAGTTGCTAAAATTAGGAAAATCTATTGTAATTTGTGATCAAGTTAACAATAAATTATTTAATAACAGTCTTATACCACGAAAAATTGTACAAGTTATTACACCTGGAACTGTAGTTAATGAAGAATTATTAAATGGAAAAAAAGATAATTTATTAGTATCTATTTTTGAAAAAGATAATTCTTTTGGATATTCTAGCTTGAATTTATGTTTAGGAAAATTAGAAATTTTAGAATTTAATCATATAAACGATTTAATGTCAGAAATAGAAAAAACTAATCCAGAAGAAATTTTACTACCAAAAAATTTTGCTTATTCGTTTTTATTTAATAAAAGAATAGGAATACAAAAAAGATCTATATCAAATTTTAATTTGAAAAAATCATATCAAGTACTTATTTCACATTTTTTAAGTAATAAAAAACAAAAAAGTAAACTCAAAACAAAAAAATTAGGAGTTCGAGCAGCAGGTAGTATTTTACAATATGTAAAATATATAAAAAAAAATATTCCATCTCATATTCAAAATTTAAAAATAAAAAATAAACATATATATATATATATGAATCTTTCTACTAGAAAAAATTTAGAAATTAATGAAAGTAAAAATATTTCTAATAAAAATGGTTCTTTGTTGTCTTTAATAAATAAAACATCTACATTGATGGGCAGTAGATTGTTAAAGAGATGGCTTGTTTCTCCCATATGTAATACAAGCGAAATTGTTAATAGACAAAATAGTGTAACTATTTTGTTAAAAAACTATCAGAAAATAACTTCTATTTTAGAAAAATTTCATGATTTAGAAAGAATAATAACTCGTATATCATTAAACCAATCTATTCCAAAAGATTTGGTAAATTTAAGAAATTTATTATCATTATTACCAAAATTAAAAATACTTCTCTCTAAAATATTAGAAAAAAATTTAATTCGTTTAAACAATAAAATACATTTATGCAAAAGTTTAAATACACTTTTACACAATGCTATTCAACCTATGCCATCTTATTATATAAATTATGGTAATGTTATTGCTACTGGATTTAGCAAAAAACTTGATCGATGGCGAGAAATAGCTCACGATTCTTTAAGCTACTTAAAAAAAATTGAACTTAAACAAAAAAAAAAAATTGGAGCGAATTCCTTAAAAATAGGATTTAATAAAATTATTGGATATTATTTACAAGTAAACAAAAAAGATAGTTGTTTAATTCCTAATAATTATTTCCGAAAACAAACTTTAAAACATACAGAAAGATATATAATACCTGAAATAGAAAATTATCAAGAAAAAATTTTATATGCAAAGACTATTTCTATTGATATTGAAAAAGAAATATATTTAAGTATATTACATAAAATCACTCCGTTTTTAGAAAAATTAAAAAAAACTTCTTATTCTATTGCAGAATTAGATGTATTAAATAACTTTGCAAAAATAGCAATTAATTTAAATTATGTTTGCCCTACTTTAACAAAAAATTATGGTATTAGTATAATTAATGGAAGACATCCAATAGTTGAGTTAGCAAAAGAGAAAAGTTTCATTCCTAACTCAACTTATTTATCTTCAAAAAAAAGAATGTCGATAATTACAGGTCCTAATATGGGTGGAAAAAGTACTTATATGCGCCAAATAGCAATTATAGTAATTTTGTCTTATATTGGAAGTTATGTTCCAGCTACAAAAGCATCAATTGGTCCTATTGATAAAATATTTACTCGTATTGGAGCTCATGATGATTTGTATTCTGGAAAATCAACGTTTATGATGGAAATGTTAGAAACTGCTTATATTTTAAATCATGCTACATCAAATAGTCTAGTTATCATAGATGAATTAGGAAGAGGTACTTCACCGCAAGACGGATTATCTTTAGCTTGGTCTTGTGCTAAAAATTTAGCTAAAGATATAAAATGCATGACTCTTTTTTCTACTCATTATTCTGAATTGTCAGATTTGGAAAAAAAATATAAAAATATAAAAAATATTTATTTTGATTCTTTGTTTAAAAATAATGAAATTTTTTTTAATTATGTTTTAAAAAAAGGATTTACAGAAAAAAGCTATGGTTTGTCAGTAGCTTTACTATCTGGATTTCCTAAAAAAGTCGTCTTAAATGCTAAAAAAAAATTAAAACAAATCCATAAAGAACAAAAATTACCTATTATAAAGGCAATTAAATTAATAAAGAAAATTAACTTTAATAAAATAAAACCTTTAAAATCATTAATAGTGCTTAATTTTTTAAAAAAAATTTTAATAAATTAA
- the ygfZ gene encoding tRNA-modifying protein YgfZ, whose amino-acid sequence MITNKITKTVDSFSLETKYPMFFLKEWSIVSISGIDATMYLQNQLTIDIISLPKNTIQFCALCNVSGKVLTSLIIFKCKKKYFLFFRSSVKVIVIDELKKYAVFSKVLIVDEIEFYILGIIGKYSSIILEKCFNQKLNKKNYAYVLNKFIVINLSFFKLRYLIIVSKSSSLELLKNNFLINNYNILNDDKWLSIDIESGYPIIEIKNTGKFLPQALNLYALNGINYNKGCYKGQEIISITKFKRQNKRVLSWIISKEIIKDIKIGDILEVKKNKIWYNAGVVLTYIYIRNQFTWIQAVLNNKYCPSMSFRLKLHKSYIISINKTFL is encoded by the coding sequence ATGATTACAAATAAAATAACAAAGACCGTTGATTCTTTTTCTTTAGAAACAAAGTATCCTATGTTTTTTTTAAAAGAATGGAGTATAGTGTCGATTTCAGGAATTGATGCAACAATGTATCTACAAAATCAATTAACAATTGATATTATTTCTTTACCTAAAAATACTATACAGTTTTGTGCTTTATGTAATGTATCAGGAAAAGTATTAACTAGCTTAATTATTTTTAAATGTAAAAAAAAATATTTTTTATTTTTTCGTTCTAGCGTAAAAGTCATAGTTATTGATGAACTAAAAAAATATGCTGTTTTTTCTAAAGTATTAATTGTAGATGAAATAGAATTTTATATATTAGGTATTATAGGTAAATATTCTTCTATAATTTTAGAAAAATGTTTTAATCAAAAACTTAACAAAAAAAATTATGCGTATGTTTTAAATAAATTTATTGTTATAAATTTAAGTTTTTTTAAATTGCGTTATTTGATAATAGTTAGTAAATCTTCAAGTCTAGAATTATTAAAAAATAATTTTTTAATTAACAATTATAATATTTTAAATGACGATAAATGGTTATCAATCGATATTGAGTCAGGATATCCTATTATCGAAATAAAAAATACTGGAAAATTCCTTCCTCAAGCATTAAATCTATATGCATTGAACGGAATTAATTATAATAAGGGATGTTATAAAGGACAAGAAATAATTTCTATTACTAAATTTAAAAGACAAAATAAACGAGTTTTATCTTGGATTATTAGCAAAGAAATTATTAAAGATATAAAAATAGGTGATATTTTAGAAGTTAAAAAAAATAAAATATGGTATAATGCAGGAGTAGTATTAACTTACATTTATATACGAAATCAATTCACTTGGATTCAGGCAGTATTAAATAATAAGTATTGTCCATCTATGTCTTTTAGATTAAAACTGCATAAGTCTTATATAATATCAATCAACAAAACTTTTTTATAG
- the typA gene encoding translational GTPase TypA: protein MNKKLRNVAIIAHVDHGKTTLLDKLLQQSGVFQDHEETTERVMDSNELEKERGITILAKNTSIIWKEYRINIIDTPGHADFGGEVERVLSMVDSVLLVVDALDGPMPQTRFVTQKAFKHNINPIVVINKIDRENSRPDWVLDQIFDLFVSLKASDKQLDFPIIYTSALLGIAGTDYLNMGSNMNPLFEAIIKYVPKPSINNNPFFQMQISQLGYDNYLGTIGIGKIQSGSVKPNQKVIVIDNNNCTRIGKINTVLGYLGLKRNEIQLAKAGDIVAITGIDNLLISNTICDPDNIQAMPVLKVDEPTVKMFFCVNTSPFCGKEGKNVNSRQIIARLRKETKYNVALQVEETTDANVFCVSGRGELHLSILIENMRREGFELEVSRPTIIFKFINNIEHEPFESLIIDIESKYQGVIMKNIGEKKGELKNIFSDEISRVRLEYIISSRSLIGFRTEFMNITCGTGLFYSAFSHYEKIQKNKITQRRNGVLISNKTGKATAFALFNLQERGKLFLEHGDVVYEGQIVGIHNRINDLTVNCLTGKKLTNMRASGSDEAIVLTPPIKLTLEQSLAFINDDELVEITPISIRLRKKYLTESKRKQEIRKNKIL from the coding sequence ATGAATAAAAAACTGAGAAACGTTGCTATTATTGCTCATGTAGACCATGGGAAGACAACATTGTTAGACAAGTTATTACAACAATCTGGTGTATTTCAAGATCATGAAGAAACTACAGAAAGAGTGATGGATTCTAATGAATTAGAAAAAGAAAGAGGAATTACTATTCTTGCTAAAAATACTTCAATTATATGGAAAGAATATAGAATAAATATAATAGATACTCCTGGACATGCAGATTTTGGAGGTGAAGTAGAAAGAGTTCTATCTATGGTTGATTCAGTATTATTAGTTGTAGATGCTCTTGACGGTCCTATGCCACAAACAAGATTTGTTACTCAAAAAGCGTTTAAACATAATATTAATCCTATAGTAGTAATAAATAAAATAGACAGAGAAAACTCACGTCCTGATTGGGTATTAGATCAAATATTTGACTTGTTTGTAAGTTTAAAAGCTTCTGACAAACAATTAGATTTTCCAATTATTTATACTTCTGCTCTATTAGGAATTGCTGGAACTGATTACTTAAATATGGGGAGCAATATGAATCCTTTATTTGAAGCAATTATAAAATATGTTCCAAAACCATCTATAAATAATAATCCTTTTTTTCAAATGCAAATTTCGCAATTAGGGTATGACAATTATTTAGGAACAATTGGTATTGGAAAAATACAATCAGGAAGTGTAAAACCTAATCAGAAAGTAATTGTGATTGATAATAATAATTGTACTAGAATAGGAAAAATAAATACAGTCCTTGGATATTTAGGTTTAAAAAGAAATGAAATACAACTAGCAAAAGCAGGGGATATTGTTGCCATTACTGGAATTGATAACTTATTAATTTCTAATACAATATGCGATCCTGATAATATTCAAGCAATGCCAGTTTTAAAAGTTGATGAACCTACTGTAAAAATGTTTTTTTGTGTAAATACTTCTCCTTTTTGCGGAAAAGAAGGAAAAAATGTTAATTCTCGTCAAATTATTGCTCGTTTAAGAAAAGAAACAAAATACAATGTAGCTTTACAAGTAGAAGAAACTACGGATGCTAATGTTTTCTGTGTTTCTGGAAGAGGAGAACTACATTTATCTATATTAATTGAAAATATGAGAAGAGAAGGATTTGAATTAGAAGTATCTCGTCCAACTATAATATTTAAATTTATTAACAATATTGAACATGAACCATTCGAATCTTTAATTATAGATATTGAATCAAAATACCAAGGAGTCATTATGAAAAATATAGGAGAAAAAAAAGGAGAATTAAAAAATATTTTTTCAGATGAAATATCTAGAGTTAGATTAGAATACATTATTTCTAGTAGATCTCTAATAGGTTTTAGAACTGAATTTATGAATATAACATGCGGTACAGGATTATTTTATTCTGCTTTTAGCCATTATGAAAAAATTCAAAAAAATAAAATAACACAAAGAAGAAACGGAGTACTAATTTCTAATAAAACTGGAAAAGCTACAGCATTTGCTTTATTTAATTTGCAAGAGAGAGGAAAATTATTTTTAGAACATGGAGATGTAGTTTATGAAGGTCAAATTGTTGGAATACATAATAGGATAAATGATTTAACAGTAAATTGTTTAACCGGTAAAAAACTCACTAATATGAGAGCTTCTGGATCTGACGAAGCTATTGTTTTAACTCCTCCTATTAAATTAACTTTAGAACAATCGCTGGCTTTTATTAATGATGATGAATTAGTCGAAATAACTCCTATTTCTATTCGATTGAGAAAAAAATATTTAACTGAAAGTAAAAGAAAACAAGAAATACGAAAAAATAAAATTTTATAA
- the eno gene encoding phosphopyruvate hydratase — MSKIKKIISREIIDSRGYPTVETDVYLQDGTFGRASCPSGASKGKQEAVELRDNDLLRFCGKGVKKSVHLINNDFNNLLKNYDCTDQNKIDLAMINFDGTENKSNLGANSILSISLAVAKAASKYKKIPFFQYIAEINNTDNKLSMPIPMINIINGGKHANNNLDIQEFMIRPIGVKTIKESIEIGAKIFHSLGKILTRKGMSTAVGDEGGYAPNLKNNEEALQLIKESIENSGYILGENISIAIDCAASELFSSKEKKYVLDNKNKKFTYKEFTNYLEELSDKYFISSIEDGQHESDWNGFKYQTEKLGKKIQIVGDDLFVTNSNLLKKGIKNNIANAILIKPNQIGTLTETLQTIKIAQKANYKVIISHRSGETEDVTIADLSVGTNAGQIKTGSMSRTERVAKYNQLIRIEELIEKNLTPLCSFV; from the coding sequence ATGTCAAAAATTAAAAAAATAATTTCTAGAGAAATAATTGATTCCAGAGGATACCCGACTGTTGAAACGGATGTTTATTTACAAGATGGTACTTTTGGAAGAGCATCATGTCCATCAGGAGCTTCAAAAGGAAAACAAGAAGCAGTAGAGTTAAGGGATAATGATCTTTTAAGATTTTGTGGAAAAGGAGTAAAAAAATCTGTTCATTTAATTAATAATGATTTTAATAATCTTTTAAAAAATTATGATTGTACTGATCAAAACAAAATAGATTTAGCTATGATAAATTTTGATGGGACTGAAAATAAATCTAATTTGGGAGCGAATAGTATTCTATCTATTTCTTTAGCAGTAGCAAAAGCTGCATCAAAATATAAAAAGATACCTTTTTTTCAATATATTGCTGAAATAAATAATACAGATAATAAACTATCTATGCCGATTCCAATGATTAATATAATTAATGGAGGAAAACATGCAAATAATAATTTAGATATACAAGAATTCATGATTCGTCCTATAGGAGTAAAAACTATTAAAGAATCTATAGAAATAGGAGCAAAAATATTTCATTCTTTAGGAAAAATTTTAACAAGAAAAGGAATGAGTACTGCAGTAGGAGATGAAGGAGGATATGCTCCTAATTTAAAAAACAACGAAGAAGCTTTGCAATTAATTAAAGAATCTATAGAAAATTCTGGCTATATTTTAGGAGAAAATATTTCAATAGCTATTGATTGTGCTGCTTCTGAATTATTTTCTTCTAAAGAAAAAAAATATGTTTTAGACAACAAAAATAAAAAATTTACATATAAAGAATTTACTAATTATCTAGAAGAATTATCTGATAAATATTTTATATCTTCGATAGAAGATGGACAGCATGAATCAGATTGGAATGGTTTTAAATATCAAACTGAAAAATTAGGAAAAAAAATACAAATAGTAGGAGATGATTTATTTGTTACTAACTCTAACTTGTTAAAAAAAGGAATAAAAAATAACATTGCTAATGCTATTTTAATAAAACCTAATCAAATTGGGACATTAACTGAAACATTGCAAACTATTAAAATAGCACAAAAAGCAAATTATAAGGTGATTATTTCACATAGATCGGGTGAAACTGAAGATGTGACTATTGCAGATTTGTCTGTTGGAACTAATGCTGGGCAAATTAAAACTGGGTCTATGAGCAGAACAGAAAGAGTAGCAAAATATAATCAATTAATAAGAATTGAAGAATTAATAGAGAAAAATTTGACTCCTTTATGTTCTTTTGTTTAA
- the polA gene encoding DNA polymerase I, protein MKNIHQKNIILVDGTSCLYRAYYAFPFFFNSKGQPSGAIYGVLNIIRSLFLNYDPYTMIIIFDSSKKNFRKKLYKNYKKNRSSMPENLKIQIDPLYQVIEYLGIPLIIESNVEADDVIGTLSKLAEQKNFSVLISSTDKDMAQLVNKNISIIDNSKKCILGPKEIKKKYGVKAEYINHFLALTGDVSDNVPGVLGIGKKTALILINRFGSIKNIYKNLKKIQELSLRGKVRIQKNLKKYQKNAFLSLKLTTIKLNVSLKENIENMLLLKPKINLLLHFFHYYEFNYFYKLFLINEWFFPKNHNFIVKKKEKYKKYEKNYYNNMILDKKNFKLWLNEFKENKKFSFFFDIYYINETIFNINGIVLSAEKNKFCYLVFKTNKLNIISNLNINVVFKKLKIMFEDPNVVKITENLKLQYFILFFLKIKICNRYFDTMLELYLFKYNKLSYDNTNVFIINNIFKYSKYEKLLENSNSLINSNKTYSSKITSIDHIKKIIKKSYFIFKTHMHILPLIKKNKVMFNLYKNIDLPLVKTLFKMELNGVLIDCNLLKSFSKNITKKLIKLEKKAYIHSGTIFNLSSTKQIQEIFFKKKLFVAKKNKKFSTNKKVLLTLSKYDPLPQIILKYRSLRKLQSTYINKLPKMVRKDSKRIHTSYYQTITNTGRLSSKNPNLQNIPIDKKNKKNIRTAFIAPKNFVIMSADYSQIELRIIAHLSNDKALVHAFNTGKDIHSITASDLFHVNVSSVTFEQRKIAKTINFSVIYGISAFGLAQKLDIEITAAEKYIHLYFKKYSGVHKYIEKIKIIAAKKGYVRTIDKRKLYIRNIQSNNKNYQKAAERVAVNAPIQGTAADIIKKAMIYVNNDLEQYFLKHAGMIMQVHDELVFEIRKEKSFDIAKRIQKIMESCVHLNVPLKVNIKIGKNWNAVM, encoded by the coding sequence ATGAAAAACATACATCAAAAAAATATAATTTTAGTAGATGGAACGTCTTGTTTATATCGGGCATATTATGCTTTTCCATTTTTTTTTAATTCAAAAGGACAGCCATCAGGAGCTATTTATGGAGTATTAAATATAATTCGAAGTTTATTTTTAAATTATGATCCATATACAATGATCATTATTTTTGATTCTTCTAAAAAAAACTTTCGTAAAAAATTATATAAAAACTATAAGAAAAATAGATCATCTATGCCTGAAAATTTAAAAATTCAAATTGATCCTTTGTATCAAGTTATTGAATATCTTGGTATTCCTTTAATAATTGAATCTAACGTAGAAGCAGATGATGTTATTGGAACATTATCAAAATTAGCAGAACAAAAAAATTTTTCTGTTCTTATTAGTAGTACTGATAAAGATATGGCTCAATTAGTTAATAAAAATATTTCGATTATAGATAACTCAAAAAAGTGTATTTTAGGACCTAAAGAAATAAAAAAAAAATATGGCGTTAAAGCAGAATATATAAACCATTTTTTAGCGTTAACAGGAGATGTTTCAGACAATGTTCCTGGAGTTTTGGGAATAGGAAAAAAAACAGCATTGATATTAATAAATAGATTTGGAAGTATTAAAAATATTTATAAAAACCTTAAGAAAATTCAAGAACTATCATTAAGAGGGAAAGTTAGAATTCAAAAAAATTTAAAAAAATATCAAAAAAATGCTTTTTTATCACTTAAATTAACAACAATTAAACTAAATGTTTCTTTGAAAGAAAATATAGAAAATATGTTATTATTAAAACCAAAAATTAACTTATTATTACATTTTTTTCATTACTATGAATTTAATTATTTTTATAAATTGTTTTTAATTAATGAATGGTTTTTTCCAAAAAATCATAATTTTATCGTGAAAAAAAAAGAAAAATATAAAAAATATGAAAAAAATTATTATAATAATATGATTTTAGATAAAAAAAATTTTAAATTATGGTTAAATGAATTTAAAGAAAACAAGAAATTTTCATTTTTTTTTGATATTTACTATATAAACGAAACAATTTTTAATATTAATGGAATAGTACTTTCTGCAGAAAAAAATAAATTCTGTTATTTAGTTTTTAAAACTAATAAATTAAATATTATTAGTAATCTTAATATAAATGTGGTTTTTAAAAAATTGAAAATCATGTTTGAAGATCCAAACGTTGTAAAAATAACAGAAAACTTAAAATTACAATATTTTATTTTGTTTTTTTTAAAAATAAAAATATGTAATAGATATTTTGATACTATGTTAGAGTTATATTTATTTAAATATAATAAATTATCATATGATAATACAAACGTTTTTATTATAAACAATATTTTTAAGTATTCTAAATATGAAAAACTATTAGAAAATTCAAATTCGTTAATAAACTCAAATAAAACTTACTCTAGTAAAATCACATCAATAGACCATATAAAAAAAATTATAAAAAAAAGTTATTTTATTTTCAAAACTCATATGCATATATTGCCTTTAATAAAAAAAAATAAAGTTATGTTTAATTTATATAAGAACATTGATTTACCATTAGTAAAAACGCTTTTTAAAATGGAGTTGAATGGGGTTTTAATAGACTGTAATTTACTAAAATCATTTTCTAAAAATATAACTAAAAAACTAATTAAACTAGAAAAAAAAGCTTATATTCATTCTGGAACAATATTTAACTTATCATCTACAAAGCAAATTCAAGAAATTTTTTTTAAAAAAAAACTATTTGTTGCAAAAAAAAATAAAAAATTTTCTACTAATAAAAAAGTATTGTTAACATTATCTAAATATGATCCTCTTCCTCAGATTATATTAAAATACCGTAGTTTACGAAAATTGCAATCTACTTATATAAACAAGCTACCTAAAATGGTTAGAAAAGATTCAAAAAGAATACATACTTCTTATTATCAAACTATTACAAATACTGGAAGATTATCTTCAAAAAATCCTAATTTACAGAACATTCCGATCGATAAAAAAAATAAAAAAAATATTCGAACAGCATTTATAGCACCAAAAAATTTTGTAATAATGAGTGCTGATTATTCGCAAATAGAATTAAGAATCATAGCTCATTTATCAAATGATAAAGCTTTAGTTCATGCTTTTAATACTGGGAAAGACATACATAGTATAACTGCATCAGATTTATTTCATGTAAACGTTAGTTCAGTAACGTTTGAGCAAAGAAAAATAGCTAAAACAATTAATTTTTCTGTAATATATGGAATTAGTGCTTTTGGATTAGCACAAAAACTAGATATTGAAATTACTGCTGCTGAAAAATATATTCATTTATATTTTAAAAAATATAGTGGAGTACATAAATATATAGAAAAAATTAAAATTATTGCAGCGAAAAAAGGTTATGTAAGAACTATAGATAAACGAAAGCTATATATCCGAAACATACAATCTAATAATAAAAATTATCAAAAAGCTGCTGAAAGAGTTGCTGTAAATGCTCCTATTCAAGGTACAGCAGCAGACATTATAAAAAAAGCTATGATATATGTTAATAATGATTTAGAACAATATTTTTTAAAACATGCAGGAATGATCATGCAAGTTCATGATGAACTAGTATTTGAAATAAGAAAAGAAAAATCTTTTGATATTGCTAAACGTATACAAAAAATTATGGAATCATGTGTACATTTAAATGTACCTTTAAAAGTTAACATAAAAATAGGAAAAAATTGGAATGCAGTGATGTGA
- the yihA gene encoding ribosome biogenesis GTP-binding protein YihA/YsxC, giving the protein MNYKYENTKFLTSALKVPLKYLNSWTEIAFFGYSNSGKSSSINALINRKNLARIGKTPGSTKTINFFQVSTNLKLVDFPGYGYSTIQKKIKNKLKLELTKYIKTNKNLKGLINIMDIRHPLKTFDLFFIKKACENNIPVLVLLNKSDKIALNSQKIKILQVKEKLSVKHNNIDIITFSALKKTGIDYLKRKIYYWHQNRRKI; this is encoded by the coding sequence ATGAATTATAAATATGAAAATACAAAATTTTTAACTAGTGCATTAAAAGTGCCTTTAAAGTATTTAAATTCTTGGACGGAAATCGCGTTTTTTGGTTATTCAAATTCAGGAAAATCTAGTTCAATAAATGCATTAATAAACAGAAAAAATTTAGCTCGTATTGGAAAAACTCCAGGAAGTACAAAAACAATTAATTTTTTTCAAGTATCAACTAATTTGAAATTAGTAGATTTTCCTGGATATGGTTATTCAACTATTCAAAAAAAAATAAAAAATAAACTAAAATTAGAACTTACTAAGTATATTAAAACTAATAAAAATTTAAAAGGTTTAATTAACATTATGGATATTAGGCATCCATTAAAAACTTTTGATTTATTTTTTATAAAAAAAGCTTGTGAAAATAATATTCCTGTATTAGTTCTGTTGAATAAATCAGATAAGATTGCATTAAATTCTCAAAAAATAAAAATATTGCAAGTAAAAGAAAAACTATCTGTAAAACATAATAACATAGATATAATTACATTTTCTGCTTTAAAAAAAACAGGTATTGATTATTTAAAAAGAAAAATATATTATTGGCACCAAAATCGTAGAAAAATTTAA